Proteins encoded by one window of Cytophagales bacterium:
- a CDS encoding type IX secretion system membrane protein PorP/SprF encodes MKRLLQHIAHFRLSIACFFFFVNCQLFPSIWINCFSQDPQFSQFYAAPLYLNPALTGTTPFARLVVNARNQWKKNVNRFDSRAVSLDINVRKWKSGFGFLATRSYAGVDKQWYDAIGIGKSVKLQSQTNLGFLYSYMLPIARHWYARGGLNFSYTFRSYDFSLLTFRDQFGVGGTISPLTQEDRGSDKIRYFDFSAGGLTYSNFTRDNAINYWFGISANHLTLPNQSFVETKSVLPLKTTFHAGAKIPIGSIIARKKNSQSISPAINYKMQGKFDQLDLGIYWNYRPVMFGVWYRGLPAIKKDAEKDVHHDALVFMGGIKEENLLGFDNDLIIGFSYDLTISKLSSTTTGSFEIAIIYEFMLYGYSRAKKPKFKEMVIPCPKL; translated from the coding sequence ATGAAACGACTTTTACAACATATAGCCCATTTCCGGTTGTCAATTGCATGTTTTTTCTTCTTTGTCAACTGTCAACTGTTCCCGAGTATCTGGATCAACTGTTTTTCTCAGGATCCGCAATTTTCCCAGTTCTATGCAGCTCCCCTATACCTGAACCCTGCACTTACAGGCACAACACCTTTCGCAAGGTTGGTCGTCAATGCCAGAAATCAATGGAAAAAAAATGTAAACCGTTTTGATTCAAGGGCCGTCTCACTGGATATTAATGTCAGAAAATGGAAAAGTGGTTTTGGATTTTTGGCTACAAGGAGTTACGCAGGAGTTGACAAGCAATGGTACGATGCTATAGGCATTGGTAAAAGTGTAAAGTTACAGAGCCAAACCAATCTGGGTTTTCTGTATTCATACATGCTACCAATTGCCCGGCATTGGTATGCAAGGGGTGGATTGAATTTTTCATACACGTTTAGAAGTTATGATTTTAGCTTGCTCACGTTTAGAGATCAATTTGGCGTTGGTGGCACAATCTCTCCTCTTACACAAGAAGACCGAGGTAGTGATAAGATAAGATACTTTGATTTTTCTGCCGGAGGATTGACGTATTCAAATTTTACCAGGGATAATGCTATTAATTATTGGTTTGGTATTTCAGCGAATCATCTAACCCTGCCCAATCAATCTTTCGTGGAAACTAAAAGTGTTTTACCATTGAAAACAACCTTCCATGCAGGCGCTAAAATACCAATAGGCAGTATTATAGCCAGGAAGAAGAATAGCCAAAGTATTTCCCCGGCAATCAATTACAAGATGCAGGGAAAATTTGACCAGTTAGATCTAGGGATCTATTGGAATTATCGTCCTGTTATGTTTGGAGTTTGGTACAGGGGGCTTCCGGCTATTAAAAAAGATGCTGAAAAGGATGTGCACCATGATGCACTTGTTTTCATGGGAGGAATTAAAGAAGAAAATCTGCTGGGATTTGATAATGACCTGATCATAGGATTTAGTTACGATCTTACAATTTCAAAACTTAGCTCTACTACTACCGGCTCCTTTGAAATTGCAATTATTTACGAATTCATGCTTTATGGCTACAGTAGGGCAAAGAAGCCTAAATTCAAGGAAATGGTTATCCCTTGTCCGAAACTGTAA
- a CDS encoding tetratricopeptide repeat protein produces MYSKNISYILLITILLTTGFGKVGAQNIKETVDSLATDVVFFTIWSEDDKAIIYWVTSSEHNNDYFTVQRSNDGVNFEDLINIDGAGNSSVALYYTVVDTSLSPKIPYPYYRLKIVDYDGKAAYLPALALYFFTDKNLLQNGVIANTDSISINKREKKLSTKLADYYFDGGLYQRALPRYISLYKNDIANAELNYKIAICYLYTTKYHQQAITFFEKAIEAGKTDVYFDLGLAYHLDSRFDDAIKAFQKYRNSLTVKEYKNSDVNRYIEISKRAKQMIANPVDVKIENLEENINSPYADYVPVITADESVMIFTSRHEESTGRLLDPNNEYFEDVYISYKKNGAWTKAEKIDTNINTNTHDACIGLSTDGQELFIYRTDEEQLLTGDIYVSSLKGTSWSVPRKLGRNINTNWQESSASMTADRKVLYFSSDRPGGYGGRDIYKAEADPIYEWGPAQNLGPTINTPYDEDEPFIHVNGKTLYFGSQGHNTMGGFDIFKSELGEDGLWSEPENLGYPINHVGDDRFFVISASGERGYYSSDMKGGFGGHDIYVVHMPTKMVDLIVMKGVIRSSETKEPLGATIMMIDNETRKTEGIYHSNSSTGQYMLVIPPGKVFEMTILVKGYKPYHSNFVLEGENSYKEIVKDYELKPWQSGVPDEQ; encoded by the coding sequence ATGTATTCTAAAAATATCTCTTACATATTATTGATAACTATTTTGCTTACAACCGGCTTTGGGAAAGTTGGGGCACAAAATATTAAAGAAACTGTTGATTCTTTAGCTACAGATGTTGTTTTCTTTACAATATGGTCAGAAGACGATAAAGCCATTATTTATTGGGTAACATCCTCTGAACACAATAACGATTATTTTACCGTACAGCGAAGTAATGATGGCGTAAATTTTGAAGATTTAATTAATATTGATGGCGCTGGAAATAGCAGTGTTGCACTATATTATACGGTAGTTGATACAAGTCTTTCACCTAAAATCCCTTACCCATACTATCGCTTAAAAATAGTCGATTATGATGGAAAAGCAGCATATTTGCCGGCGTTAGCGCTATATTTTTTCACGGATAAAAATTTACTACAAAATGGTGTTATTGCAAATACAGACTCAATAAGTATAAACAAAAGGGAAAAAAAGCTTAGCACTAAACTTGCAGACTATTATTTTGATGGGGGGCTTTACCAGCGTGCACTTCCTCGTTATATATCTTTATATAAAAATGATATCGCGAATGCCGAATTAAATTATAAAATCGCAATTTGTTATTTATATACCACGAAATATCATCAGCAGGCGATAACATTTTTTGAGAAAGCTATTGAGGCAGGTAAAACCGATGTCTATTTTGACCTGGGATTAGCATACCATTTAGACAGCCGTTTTGACGATGCCATTAAGGCATTTCAGAAATACAGAAATTCTTTAACTGTTAAAGAATATAAGAATTCTGACGTTAACAGATATATTGAGATTTCAAAAAGAGCCAAACAAATGATTGCAAATCCTGTAGATGTGAAAATTGAAAACCTGGAGGAAAATATTAATTCTCCCTATGCCGATTATGTACCGGTAATTACAGCAGATGAATCTGTGATGATATTCACGTCAAGACATGAAGAAAGTACAGGGAGATTATTAGACCCCAACAATGAATATTTTGAAGACGTTTACATATCTTATAAAAAAAACGGAGCATGGACTAAAGCTGAAAAAATTGATACAAATATAAATACAAATACACATGACGCCTGTATTGGCCTGTCTACTGATGGCCAGGAGCTTTTTATCTATAGAACTGATGAAGAACAATTGCTTACCGGTGATATCTATGTTTCCAGTTTAAAAGGAACTTCATGGTCAGTTCCAAGAAAATTAGGGAGAAATATAAATACCAATTGGCAGGAATCAAGTGCAAGCATGACGGCTGACAGAAAAGTTTTGTATTTTTCAAGCGACAGACCAGGAGGATATGGAGGCAGGGATATATATAAGGCAGAGGCGGATCCAATTTATGAATGGGGACCAGCTCAAAATCTTGGCCCCACTATTAACACTCCATATGATGAAGATGAGCCTTTTATACATGTGAATGGCAAAACATTATATTTCGGCTCACAAGGTCACAATACCATGGGCGGTTTTGATATTTTCAAGTCTGAGTTAGGTGAAGATGGATTATGGAGTGAGCCGGAAAATCTTGGTTATCCTATTAATCATGTAGGTGATGACCGTTTTTTCGTTATCTCTGCAAGCGGTGAAAGGGGCTATTATTCATCCGATATGAAAGGCGGTTTTGGAGGACACGACATCTATGTTGTACACATGCCCACTAAAATGGTTGACCTGATCGTAATGAAAGGCGTAATCAGGTCATCTGAAACAAAAGAACCCTTGGGAGCGACAATCATGATGATTGACAATGAGACAAGGAAAACAGAGGGAATTTATCATTCGAATTCTTCAACGGGACAATATATGCTGGTAATACCTCCCGGAAAGGTTTTTGAAATGACAATATTAGTGAAAGGGTACAAACCCTATCATTCAAACTTTGTATTAGAGGGGGAAAATTCATATAAAGAAATTGTTAAAGATTATGAACTTAAGCCGTGGCAGAGCGGAGTACCTGATGAGCAATAG